The following proteins are encoded in a genomic region of Oncorhynchus kisutch isolate 150728-3 linkage group LG18, Okis_V2, whole genome shotgun sequence:
- the LOC109908924 gene encoding uncharacterized protein LOC109908924 isoform X1, with protein MNFKFTYSEIEELGGNLPMKKRKSRFTFDEVHLLLSEVKRNRHILVSKFNQGASSDLRKRTWADIAICINKISECQREVMEIVKKWADLKCDAKRRMVAMRGPNGVRISQNLSPVEKMVHEILAMSPPNKATMGSMNHEPEEKDFGDMSEMSTRSSGTSNGMAGLHLHHMGMPGTSPHAIGSSMSPFSTRDKDIGMFSRMPFGQDPSHSSHDFSFMTPVDEDNSLGFEDLEEEPRHMGSFRPPAEPRRSYSRFVAASTAVSSSMATSSSSLPAPSSSFLPAPPSSSTSPGSVMGQGAIRKQLAHSASLSLKEQQATTALLGAVSGSLGALAQSVQQLVESQQEFVRDSLEMQRETVSVLRDFSTNALALLRDKVNGHPPS; from the exons ATGAATTTCAAATTCACCTATAGCGAAATAGAGGAACTTGGGGGCAACTTGCCCATGAAGAAAAGGAAGTCGCGCTTCACCTTCGATGAAGTCCATCTGCTGCTGTCTGAGGTCAAAAGAAACAGGCACATCCTCGTAA GCAAGTTCAACCAAGGCGCCTCGTCAGACCTGAGGAAGCGAACATGGGCGGACATCGCGATTTGCATCAACAAAATCAGCGAGTGCCAACGGGAGGTCATGGAGATCGTCAAGAAGTGGGCGGACCTAAAGTGTGACGCCAAGCGCAGGATGGTGGCCATGCGAGGGCCTAATGGTGTCCGTATCTCCCAGAACCTGTCGCCGGTGGAGAAAATGGTGCACGAAATACTAGCCATGTCCCCTCCGAACAAGGCCACTATGGGCAGTATGAATCATGAACCTGAGGAGAAGGACTTTGGTGACATGTCAGAGATGTCGACTCGCTCCTCTGGCACCTCTAATGGTATGGCTGGCCTTCATCTTCATCATATGGGTATGCCTGGCACCAGCCCCCACGCCATAGGCTCGTCTATGTCACCTTTCTCAACTCGAGATAAAGATATTGGCATGTTTTCTCGGATGCCATTTGGCC AGGATCCTTCTCATTCGTCTCATGATTTTTCATTCATGACACCAGTCGATGAAG ACAACAGTCTGGGATTTGAGGACCTAGAAGAGGAGCCGCGGCACATGGGCTCCTTCCGCCCTCCTGCTGAGCCTCGTCGCAGCTACTCCAGATTCGTCGCCGCTTCCACCGCTGTGTCTTCCTCCATGGCTActtcctcatcctccctcccagctccctcctcttcctttctccctgctcctccctcctcttctacctctccAGGGTCAGTCATGGGACAGGGGGCAATCCGGAAGCAGCTAGCCCACAGTGCCTCCCTCAGTCTCAAGGAGCAGCAGGCCACTACTGCCCTGCTAGGGGCCGTGTCGGGGTCGCTGGGGGCCCTGGCCCAGTCCGTGCAGCAGCTGGTGGAGTCGCAGCAGGAGTTTGTACGCGACTCCCTGGAGATGCAGCGAGAGACTGTGAGCGTCCTGCGAGACTTCTCCACCAATGCCCTGGCTCTCCTGCGGGACAAGGTCAACGGCCACCCGCCTTCTTAA
- the LOC109908924 gene encoding myb-related transcription factor, partner of profilin isoform X2, which produces MNFKFTYSEIEELGGNLPMKKRKSRFTFDEVHLLLSEVKRNRHILVSKFNQGASSDLRKRTWADIAICINKISECQREVMEIVKKWADLKCDAKRRMVAMRGPNGVRISQNLSPVEKMVHEILAMSPPNKATMGSMNHEPEEKDFGDMSEMSTRSSGTSNGMAGLHLHHMGMPGTSPHAIGSSMSPFSTRDKDIGMFSRMPFGHNSLGFEDLEEEPRHMGSFRPPAEPRRSYSRFVAASTAVSSSMATSSSSLPAPSSSFLPAPPSSSTSPGSVMGQGAIRKQLAHSASLSLKEQQATTALLGAVSGSLGALAQSVQQLVESQQEFVRDSLEMQRETVSVLRDFSTNALALLRDKVNGHPPS; this is translated from the exons ATGAATTTCAAATTCACCTATAGCGAAATAGAGGAACTTGGGGGCAACTTGCCCATGAAGAAAAGGAAGTCGCGCTTCACCTTCGATGAAGTCCATCTGCTGCTGTCTGAGGTCAAAAGAAACAGGCACATCCTCGTAA GCAAGTTCAACCAAGGCGCCTCGTCAGACCTGAGGAAGCGAACATGGGCGGACATCGCGATTTGCATCAACAAAATCAGCGAGTGCCAACGGGAGGTCATGGAGATCGTCAAGAAGTGGGCGGACCTAAAGTGTGACGCCAAGCGCAGGATGGTGGCCATGCGAGGGCCTAATGGTGTCCGTATCTCCCAGAACCTGTCGCCGGTGGAGAAAATGGTGCACGAAATACTAGCCATGTCCCCTCCGAACAAGGCCACTATGGGCAGTATGAATCATGAACCTGAGGAGAAGGACTTTGGTGACATGTCAGAGATGTCGACTCGCTCCTCTGGCACCTCTAATGGTATGGCTGGCCTTCATCTTCATCATATGGGTATGCCTGGCACCAGCCCCCACGCCATAGGCTCGTCTATGTCACCTTTCTCAACTCGAGATAAAGATATTGGCATGTTTTCTCGGATGCCATTTGGCC ACAACAGTCTGGGATTTGAGGACCTAGAAGAGGAGCCGCGGCACATGGGCTCCTTCCGCCCTCCTGCTGAGCCTCGTCGCAGCTACTCCAGATTCGTCGCCGCTTCCACCGCTGTGTCTTCCTCCATGGCTActtcctcatcctccctcccagctccctcctcttcctttctccctgctcctccctcctcttctacctctccAGGGTCAGTCATGGGACAGGGGGCAATCCGGAAGCAGCTAGCCCACAGTGCCTCCCTCAGTCTCAAGGAGCAGCAGGCCACTACTGCCCTGCTAGGGGCCGTGTCGGGGTCGCTGGGGGCCCTGGCCCAGTCCGTGCAGCAGCTGGTGGAGTCGCAGCAGGAGTTTGTACGCGACTCCCTGGAGATGCAGCGAGAGACTGTGAGCGTCCTGCGAGACTTCTCCACCAATGCCCTGGCTCTCCTGCGGGACAAGGTCAACGGCCACCCGCCTTCTTAA
- the LOC109908924 gene encoding uncharacterized protein LOC109908924 isoform X3, with the protein MEIVKKWADLKCDAKRRMVAMRGPNGVRISQNLSPVEKMVHEILAMSPPNKATMGSMNHEPEEKDFGDMSEMSTRSSGTSNGMAGLHLHHMGMPGTSPHAIGSSMSPFSTRDKDIGMFSRMPFGQDPSHSSHDFSFMTPVDEDNSLGFEDLEEEPRHMGSFRPPAEPRRSYSRFVAASTAVSSSMATSSSSLPAPSSSFLPAPPSSSTSPGSVMGQGAIRKQLAHSASLSLKEQQATTALLGAVSGSLGALAQSVQQLVESQQEFVRDSLEMQRETVSVLRDFSTNALALLRDKVNGHPPS; encoded by the exons ATGGAGATCGTCAAGAAGTGGGCGGACCTAAAGTGTGACGCCAAGCGCAGGATGGTGGCCATGCGAGGGCCTAATGGTGTCCGTATCTCCCAGAACCTGTCGCCGGTGGAGAAAATGGTGCACGAAATACTAGCCATGTCCCCTCCGAACAAGGCCACTATGGGCAGTATGAATCATGAACCTGAGGAGAAGGACTTTGGTGACATGTCAGAGATGTCGACTCGCTCCTCTGGCACCTCTAATGGTATGGCTGGCCTTCATCTTCATCATATGGGTATGCCTGGCACCAGCCCCCACGCCATAGGCTCGTCTATGTCACCTTTCTCAACTCGAGATAAAGATATTGGCATGTTTTCTCGGATGCCATTTGGCC AGGATCCTTCTCATTCGTCTCATGATTTTTCATTCATGACACCAGTCGATGAAG ACAACAGTCTGGGATTTGAGGACCTAGAAGAGGAGCCGCGGCACATGGGCTCCTTCCGCCCTCCTGCTGAGCCTCGTCGCAGCTACTCCAGATTCGTCGCCGCTTCCACCGCTGTGTCTTCCTCCATGGCTActtcctcatcctccctcccagctccctcctcttcctttctccctgctcctccctcctcttctacctctccAGGGTCAGTCATGGGACAGGGGGCAATCCGGAAGCAGCTAGCCCACAGTGCCTCCCTCAGTCTCAAGGAGCAGCAGGCCACTACTGCCCTGCTAGGGGCCGTGTCGGGGTCGCTGGGGGCCCTGGCCCAGTCCGTGCAGCAGCTGGTGGAGTCGCAGCAGGAGTTTGTACGCGACTCCCTGGAGATGCAGCGAGAGACTGTGAGCGTCCTGCGAGACTTCTCCACCAATGCCCTGGCTCTCCTGCGGGACAAGGTCAACGGCCACCCGCCTTCTTAA
- the LOC109908924 gene encoding synaptosomal-associated protein 25 isoform X4 codes for MSGKMAADSPVRTEHEELQRRANQVADESLESTRRMMQLVEESKDSGIRALVMLDEQGEQLERIEEGLDQINSDMKEAEKNLTDLGQCCGLCSCDKLKDFEESGAYKKVWGNNQDGVVSGQPSSRVVDEREQMIMSGGYIRKVTNDACEGEMEENLGHVGSIIGNLKSMALDMGNEIDTQNVQINRIQGKAIHNVYRIDAANQKANNLMKR; via the exons ATGTCAGGCAAGATGGCTGCCGACTCACCCGTGAGGACAGAGCATGAGGAGCTGCAGAGGAGGGCCAACCAGGTGGCAGATGAG TCCCTGGAGAGTACCCGTCGTATGATGCAGCTAGTAGAGGAG AGCAAAGATTCAGGAATCCGGGCCCTGGTCATGCTGGATGAACAAGGAG AGCAACTGGAGCGGATTGAGGAGGGCCTGGACCAGATCAACTCGGATATGAAGGAGGCTGAGAAGAACCTCACAGACCTGGGCCAATGCTGCGGTCTGTGCTCCTGTGATAA GCTGAAGGACTTTGAGGAGAGTGGGGCCTATAAGAAGGTGTGGGGGAACAACCAGGATGGGGTGGTGTCCGGCCAGCCGTCCTCACGCGTGGTGGATGAGAGAGAGCAGATGATCATGAGCGGAGGCTACATACGCAA ggTGACAAATGATGCATGTGAGGGTGAGATGGAGGAGAATCTGGGACATGTAGGCAGCATCATAGGCAACCTGAAGAGCATGGCACTGGACATGGGCAATGAGATCGACACTCAGAATGTCCAGATTAACCGTATTCAGGGCAAG GCCATCCACAATGTATACCGCATTGATGCTGCCAATCAGAAAGCTAACAATCTAATGAAAAGATAA